The Phragmites australis chromosome 15, lpPhrAust1.1, whole genome shotgun sequence genome window below encodes:
- the LOC133893051 gene encoding uncharacterized protein LOC133893051: MGPRSSHSQSSGWVGGGRLALVLLGCGTGFRPTENVRGFAAPGHENPTTRSTASDTSHTVTFDLAYPSPSPDSSVRSAPRPLVLRRPPRPAAATRPASVAMTTSRRLADRKIARFEKNITKRGAVPETVKKGNDYPVGPILLGFFVFVVVGSSLFQIIRTATSAGLF, from the exons ATGGGCCCCCGTTCCAGCCACAGCCAGAGTAGtggttgggtcggtggtggccgCCTAGCCCTCGTTCTGCTCGGCTGTGGGACAGGTTTTCGT CCCACGGAAAACGTGAGGGGGTTCGCCGCTCCAGGTCACGAAAACCCGACGACGCGCAGCACGGCTTCGGACACCTCGCACACGGTCACATTTGACCTCGCATACCCGTCCCCGTCTCCCGATTCCTCCGTGCGATCCGCTCCGCGCCCACTCGTCCTCCGTCGCCCGCCGCGTCCGGCTGCGGCGACCCGACCAGCGTCAGTCGCCATG ACTACCTCAAGGCGTCTTGCTGATAGGAAAATAGCACGATTTGAGAAGAATATCACAAAGAGGGGTGCTGTTCCTGAGACAGTCAAGAAAGGAAATGATTATCCGGTTGGACCTATTTTGCTTGGTTTTTTTGTCTTCGTTGTCGTTGGGTCAT CTCTCTTTCAGATCATAAGGACAGCCACAAGCGCTGGTCTATTCTAA
- the LOC133892596 gene encoding transcription termination factor MTERF9, chloroplastic, with protein sequence MALQLPPPRLAAVRPCFLLPSPVAPTRGASATARHGSAFSLQSNVRLVKPNRRARRSRNPYYDFDEEEEEEVEDDEGYETDDDLSGLEYPGVLYSKSPRAPSNRPGLQTPLIKEKWEGRQPKTRDKYGPEKNNSQHPRSKAGRSSTGLMDMDSEVELKNESISRSVFQKLQEEYEFDGKWLPLIDYLCTFGLKESHFTYIYERHMACFQISQASAEERLEFLLSSGVKSKDMKRILVRQPQILEYTLSNLKSHVAFLESIGVPSARIGQIISAAPSFFSYSVEQSLKPTIRYLIEEVGIEESDVGKVVQLSPQILVQRIDSAWKSRSLFLSKELGAPKHNIVKMVTKHPQLLHYSIEDGILPRINFLRSIGMRNSDILKVLTSLTQVLSLSLEENLKPKYLYLVNDLKNEVQSLTKYPMYLSLSLDQRIRPRHRFLISLKKAPKGPFPLSSFVPTDERFCQRWAGTSLEKYHTFRQSLLLTGFAEKSGRKTLTSRW encoded by the exons ATGGCGCTGCAGCTTCCGCCGCCGCGGCTCGCCGCCGTCCGCCCCtgcttcctcctcccttctcccgTCGCCCCGACCCGCGGTGCTTCCGCTACCGCCAGGCACGGCAGCGCGTTCTCGCTCCAGAGCAACGTGCGGCTCGTCAAGCCCAACCGCCGCGCCCGGCGCTCCCGGAACCCCTACTACGActtcgacgaggaggaggaggaggaagtcgAGGATGACGAGGGCTACGAGACCGAT GATGATTTGTCGGGTTTGGAATATCCTGGTGTACTTTATTCAAAGAGCCCGCGTGCTCCAAGCAATAGACCAG GACTGCAAACTCCACTGATAAAAGAAAAGTGGGAAGGAAGGCAACCTAAAACTCGTGATAAATACGGTCCAGAAAAAAATAATTCCCAGCATCCCAGGAGTAAAGCAGGAAGATCGTCAACAGGTCTTATGGACATGGACAGTGAAGTAGAG ttaaaaaatGAAAGCATTTCTCGAAGTGTGTTCCAGAAACTGCAAGAAGAATACGAATTTGATGGTAAATGGTTACCACTGATTGATTACTTGTGCACGTTTGGACTGAAGGAGTCTCATTTTACTTACATCTATGAGAGACACATGGCCTGCTTCCAAATCAGTCAAGCTTCTGCAGAAGAAAGGTTGGAGTTCCTGCTAAGTTCTGGTGTTAAAAGCAAGGATATGAAGAGGATACTGGTTAGACAACCACAGATTTTGGAATACACTCTTAGCAATCTGAAGTCTCATGTTGCTTTTCTGGAGAGCATTGGTGTTCCAAGTGCACGCATAGGGCAAATTATTTCTGCTGCTCCCTCGTTCTTTTCTTACAGTGTGGAGCAGTCTCTGAAACCAACTATAAGGTATCTGATTGAGGAAGTAGGTATTGAGGAGAGTGATGTGGGCAAAGTAGTGCAGCTAAGCCCACAGATTCTGGTCCAGAGAATTGATAGTGCATGGAAGTCTAGATCACTTTTTCTGTCAAAAGAACTGGGTGCTCCCAAACATAACATTGTTAAGATGGTCACAAAGCACCCTCAGCTGCTTCATTACAGCATTGAGGATGGAATCTTGCCTAGGATCAATTTCCTGAGAAGCATTGGCATGAGAAACTCCGATATTCTCAAAGTATTGACAAGTCTTACTCAG GTGTTATCTTTGTCCTTGGAGGAAAATCTCAAGCCAAAGTATCTTTACTTGGTTAATGACCTTAAGAACGAAGTTCAATCCTTAACAAAATATCCTATGTACTTGAGCTTGTCTCTTGATCAGAGAATTCGTCCCCGCCACCGATTTCTCATTTCATTGAAGAAAGCTCCAAAGGGTCCATTTCCTTTGAGCTCCTTTGTGCCTACAGATGAGCGTTTTTGCCAGCGGTGGGCTGGGACCAGCTTAGAGAAATACCATACATTTAGGCAGAGCTTGCTGCTGACAGGTTTTGCAGAGAAGTCTGGAAGGAAAACATTAACCTCAAGATGGTAG